In Panthera leo isolate Ple1 chromosome B3, P.leo_Ple1_pat1.1, whole genome shotgun sequence, a single genomic region encodes these proteins:
- the LOC122221806 gene encoding coiled-coil domain-containing protein 33-like encodes MAFRGPEPWVPASLQYQRLKAEEKELDLEFEVLSVGFNEEGRYALRLTAENPLQAGSGAGVLLQVNDGDPLPTCSAVTDVIEQQDPGQNLALTGNKFVFTLPKGFCKNDWQHDAQLRVEALRLGGASGYPAQRVGEAIFPVFPRPDQPRMNLWARKHEDLYRYCGSLALLRASADPTARHCGGLTYSVAFREHRAPQPPAPNCPPGAGQPGPVASRPEPQLPRLQVLRDARSDQETDVCVCPPSSPSSSHHGQEGLSPEPGFWQPRTQMEKMEP; translated from the exons ATGGCCTTCAGGGGGCCTGAACCCTGGGTTCCTGCATCCCTGCAATACCAGAGGCTGAAGGCCGAGGAGAAGGAGCTGGATCTGGAGTTTGAAGTCTTGAGTGTGGGGTTTAATGAGGAGGGCAGATATGCCCTGCGGCTTACAGCTGAGAACCCCCTGCAGGCCGGCTCTGGGGCTGGGGTACTGTTGCAGGTAAATGATGGGGACCCCCTCCCTACCTGCTCTGCTGTCACCGATGTCATTGAGCAGCAGGATCCTGGCCAGAACCTCGCCCTTACCGGGAACAAGTTTGTCTTTACTTTGCCCAAAG GGTTCTGCAAGAACGACTGGCAGCACGACGCGCAGCTGCGCGTCGAGGCGCTGCGACTGGGCGGAGCCTCGGGATACCCCGCCCAGCGAGTGGGCGAGGCCATCTTCCCGGTCTTCCCGCGCCCGGACCAGCCCCGCATGAACCTGTGGGCGCGGAAGCACGAGGACCTGTACCGCTACTGCGGCAGCCTGGCGCTGCTGCGCGCCAGCGCGGACCCCACGGCCCGCCACTGCGGGGGCCTGACCTACAGCGTGGCCTTCCGCGAGCACCGGGCCCCTCAGCCTCCAGCCCCAAACTGCCCTCCGGGGGCCGGCCAGCCAGGACCCGTGGCATCACGCCCAGAGCCCCAGCTGCCCAGGCTGCAG GTTTTGAGAGATGCCCGAAGTGACCAGGAGACAGATGTCTGTGTGTGTCCCCCTTCAAGCCCCTCCAGCTCCCACCACGGCCAGGAGGGACTCAGCCCTGAACCAGGGTTCTGGCAGCCTCGGACCCAA ATGGAGAAAATGGAGCCCTAG